A window from Podospora bellae-mahoneyi strain CBS 112042 chromosome 1 map unlocalized CBS112042p_1, whole genome shotgun sequence encodes these proteins:
- the VPS33 gene encoding Vacuolar protein-sorting-associated protein 33 (COG:U; EggNog:ENOG503NVCM; BUSCO:EOG09261LV7): MAPQPEFDTEQIRDKARRDLLHLLEGVRGKKNLVIEEKLAGPLGVIVKASTLREYDVDKIFFLENKNTDTSNRNVVFIARGESARNAHAIADQITRLQREAQTPLEFHVFWVPRRTLLSDKILEEAGVLGDTNVTELPLYFFPLDKDVLSLELDDSFRDLYLAKDPTPVFLLARALMGIQQKHGLFPRIVGKGDNAKRVSDLLLRMRQELLAGEDVGEAGKVGLSPSTTTESIIIIDREVDFVTPLLTQLTYEGLIDELFGIQNNQTDVDSTIVGAAPQPGPQAGSTTAPTATDGQTRKRKIQLDGSDKLFAQLRDTNFAVVGTQLHKIARRLQSDFDSRHSSKTTAELREFVQKLPGYQAEQQSLKIHTGLTEEIMKYTQTELFTKLLEVQQNLAAGADPSSQFDAIEELIARDTPLPQVLRLMCVYSCISGGIKSKELDHFRRLILQGYGYQHLLTLHKLERLQMFLSRSSPLASMIPMTGSAGATGNKTNYTYLRKQLRLIVDEVNEEDPNDIAYVYSGYAPLSVRLVQCILQKQYLLSLTRGNGVTSAAGPAGSGAQGWRGFDDAVKHARGQTFDEVQKGEDKAVKARALLSGGGEQKTVFVVFVGGISFTEIAALRFIAKQEEGKSDHIPDT; encoded by the exons ATGGCTCCTCAACCGGAGTTTGACACAGAGCAGATCAGAGACAAGGCGCGGAGGGATCTGCTTCATCTCCTCGAAGGA GTTCGTGGAAAGAAGAACCTCGTCATTGAGGAGAAGCTCGCCGGCCCGCTCGGTGTGATAGTCAAGGCCTCGACTTTACGTGAATACGATGTCGACAAGATCTTCTTTCTTGAGAACAAGAACACGGATACCAGCAACCGCAATGTCGTCTTCATTGCCCGCGGCGAGTCTGCCCGCAACGCTCATGCGATAGCCG ACCAGATTACTCGCCTTCAGCGAGAGGCGCAGACCCCGCTCGAATTCCATGTGTTCTGGGTGCCTCGGCGGACGTTACTTTCTGACAAGATCTtggaggaagctggagtcTTGGGAGACACCAATGTCACCGAACTCCCGCTCTACTTCTTTCCCCTGGATAAAGATGTCTTGTCCCTAGAGCTTGACGATTCGTTCCGCGACCTTTATTTGGCCAAAGACCCCACGCCCGTTTTCCTGCTCGCCCGCGCCTTGATGGGCATCCAACAAAAGCATGGACTGTTTCCTCGTATTGTCGGCAAAGGCGATAATGCCAAAAGAGTTTCAGATCTTCTTTTGCGCATGAGACAAGAGTTACTCGCCGGCGAAGATGTTGGCGAGGCCGGCAAGGTTGGGCTCAGCCCCAGCACAACAACTGAaagcatcatcattatcGACCGAGAAGTCGATTTTGTTACACCTCTTCTCACCCAGCTCACTTACGAGGGGTTGATCGACGAACTGTTTGGCATTCAAAATAACCAAACCGATGTTGATTCGACGATAGTTGGCGCAGCACCACAGCCTGGACCTCAAGCCGGATCGACGACAGCCCCGACGGCAACAGATGGGCAGACGAGAAAGCGCAAGATACAGCTGGACGGCTCTGACAAGTTGTTTGCGCAGCTTCGCGACACCAATTTCGCCGTCGTAGGCACTCAGTTGCACAAAATAGCCCGACGACTCCAAAGCGATTTTGATAGCAGACACAGTTCAAAGACGACAGCGGAGCTTAGGGAATTCGTGCAAAAGCTACCCGGATATCAGGCAGAGCAACAGAGCTTGAAGATACACACGGGCCTTACAGAAGAAATCATGAAGTATACGCAGACTGAGCTCTTTACGAAGCTCCTTGAGGTGCAGCAGAATCTGGCAGCAGGAGCGGATCCATCTTCGCAATTTGATGCCATTGAGGAGCTCATAGCGCGGGACACACCATTGCCTCAAGTTTTGAGACTGATGTGTGTTTACTCTTGCATCTCGGGGGGCATCAAGAGCAAAGAGCTGGACCACTTTCGGCGACTTATACTTCAAGGGTATGGATATCAGCATCTGCTAACCCTCCATAAGCTAGAGCGGCTCCAGATGTTTTTATCCAGGTCATCCCCTCTGGCATCCATGATTCCCATGACAGGCTCTGCAGGTGCGACTGGAAATAAAACCAACTACACATATCTCCGCAAGCAGCTCCGGCTCATTGTGGACGAGGTCAACGAAGAAGACCCCAACGATATTGCCTACGTCTATAGCGGCTACGCCCCTTTATCGGTTCGACTTGTCCAATGCATTCTCCAGAAACAATATCTACTTTCCCTCACAAGAGGGAACGGGGTGACGAGTGCGGCTGGACCGGCTGGAAGTGGAGCACAGGGATGGCGTGGATTCGACGACGCTGTCAAGCATGCTCGAGGCCAGACGTTCGACGAGGTCCAAAAGGGCGAGGATAAGGCTGTCAAGGCCAGGGCGTTATTAtcgggaggtggtgaacAAAAGACGGTCTTTGTGGTGTTCGTGGGCGGCATCAGTTTCACTGAGATTGCAGCACTGCGGTTTATTGCAAAGCAGGAAGAAGGCAAGTCGGACCATATACCCGACACGTAG
- a CDS encoding uncharacterized protein (COG:O; EggNog:ENOG503P2QX), protein MAGFATKRLGKELSKINSNSLPPGIELVSADNFEEWFLDIRVLDNNPLYLNEIYRLKFRFSAQYPIEPPEVTFVKLADRPIPIHPHIYSNGIICLDLLGQQGWSPVQNVESVCMSLQSMLTGNSRNERPAGDEEFVRANRLRPKDIDFYYDDNNV, encoded by the exons ATGGCCGGATTCGCGACTAAGCGGCTCGGCAAAGAGCTGTCGAAA ATCAACAGCAACTCCCTCCCTCCGGGCATTGAACTTGTGTCGGCCGATAACTTTGAAGAGTGGTTCCTGGACATCCGGGTACTCGACAACAATCCTCTTTACCTGAACGAGATCTACAGACTCAAGTTTCGTTTCAGCGCGCAGTATCCCATCG AACCTCCCGAGGTGACTTTTGTGAAGCTCGCCGACCGACCAATCCCGATTCATCCCCACATTTACTCCAATGGAATCATCTGCCTCGATCTCTTGGGACAGCAAGGATGGAGTCCGGTGCAGAATGTTGAGAGTGTGTGCATGAGCCTCCAAAGTATGTTGACGGGCAACAGCAGAAACGAACGGCCCGCGGGTGATGAGGAATTTGTGCGTGCCAACAGACTGCGCCCCAAGGATATCGACTTCTATTACGATGATAACAACGTCtga